From Thalassococcus sp. S3, one genomic window encodes:
- a CDS encoding AMP-binding protein: MSKDSAVSPEQFDILLHEATQGTKPGYCIAHQMSLSPPIDDAQISAALQKLSERHELLRSDFSTQGSVFLRHVAQRIDVDYAHVKLPSDTTAAFQKALNERSDQIVALPFDTAKAPLWRVRRCDSPDGETVLLFFLHHTIADGWSMKVLMTELIALLSDRADTLEPAPDYRTYAQATRPVPHQSEQNDGEIETHWPSTARDETCPAEAAGRVERRLAPDLGARLMGAAKQLRATPHLILLAAWTAVVVRYTRTGVVPLLSVRAARETKALEHVVGPIYQARHIAFDVDETRSFAEHVAHTRRMTAQPSEDDVMQSSHRGGFFTFGVHQGGETDVVSGGRHFRHFDRPISGAIGDVDVFLYDEPKGWRMLLCFGRRIMGEADAKAVISHFETLLDAALEDPTTPCRDLPISETHALSRAEAWINGPEPTAGDQGFVTRFEERATADPDRVAIVWRDREMTFATARRHVHRLHEQLAKAGIAAGSRVGILAPKCPALPLAQLAIRRHGCSFVPLDRTAPPDRLRVIAEEAQLSAVLCCEGGPAASLPCPALFMTIDGDSRSLAAEPDPPAPTPDDLEAEAYVLFTSGSTGTPKGVRCTERGLIRVFGDMGVWRIADDDIVLSSCPPTFDVSLFEMCSGLLVADRLVIAETETSSTDDLADLIKRSGATFASVVPRLFHDLVHGRPDMLDGLRTMVVGGDVNSADDFRRCLEHAPHLSLFGGYGPTEAGVWTTGWQGHLEHEGPNLPIGTPVAGTRVAVVDRLGRPCPPGVVGELVIGGPCVAMGYVKPLPTNTFRPDPLDKDALSYHTGDLVRLEADGKLAFLGRGDRQVKVGAYRIEPAEIETAALASGQIDNCAVFTLRKAAGAELHAAIVPKDPDASAQKTRNAVRESLLSRLPAYMVPSHLMLLSQMPATAHGKTDVARLQALAAEMAPEGDQSGNEVEKLVLDTVCDVLGQDRIDLDANFYAVGGYSLAAVDISRRLAGILDRDVPVRVLLQSASLRDFAVELRVSQAMEEGLDLPDLGQAEGPVPASDAQRRHLKALAERDRNLPALPLVFELSAPVEPAMIDRAVAALVSRHPILRTGFKDVSPATPPILQTAPMPKVRVIDLGPDQSAEARCQAELAVRNDVGQYGPLRPILLRQETKPAILLLVLDHVSHDGQSLHVIRREFHRLLAAELGERLVLPPPPELSYIDYAAWEALIAKRGLMVKAADMRRVLPKASSPWPERNLVTAQEAQPQVVTVGSVPIKAADWRKLARTCRATLFTTVMTLTARALFRCLDTSALRIGFSITARTDPRLLNVVGPLANHSIVDINQGSSLEDACRNTQSEVLEAQNFAFVPLRQQIKRGIKNSIFASYTAFLPDAFFSLFEAPEMPETADGPVRSLDAHEGWDPQDFTFSGPVTILSVLYADRLTLRIGVHPAVVDLFPDLASDLIRYLQDEALHHV, from the coding sequence ATGTCGAAAGACAGCGCAGTTTCTCCGGAGCAGTTCGACATATTGCTACACGAAGCGACGCAGGGCACAAAGCCCGGATATTGCATCGCCCATCAAATGAGCCTTTCGCCGCCCATTGATGACGCGCAAATAAGTGCAGCGCTGCAGAAACTGTCAGAGCGTCATGAGTTATTGAGAAGCGATTTCTCAACTCAAGGCAGTGTTTTTCTTAGGCACGTCGCCCAGCGGATTGATGTCGACTATGCGCATGTGAAACTACCGTCTGACACGACCGCCGCTTTCCAGAAGGCGCTGAACGAGCGTTCGGACCAGATCGTCGCTTTGCCCTTTGATACGGCCAAAGCCCCGCTTTGGCGCGTCCGGCGTTGCGATAGCCCGGATGGCGAGACTGTTCTGCTGTTTTTCCTTCATCATACGATCGCGGATGGTTGGTCGATGAAGGTGCTGATGACCGAATTGATCGCGCTTCTGAGTGATCGTGCCGACACGCTGGAGCCGGCGCCGGACTATCGCACCTACGCGCAAGCGACCCGGCCCGTGCCGCATCAATCCGAACAGAACGACGGCGAGATCGAAACCCATTGGCCGTCGACTGCGCGCGATGAAACATGTCCGGCAGAGGCGGCAGGCCGGGTGGAGCGAAGGCTTGCCCCTGATCTGGGCGCACGGCTGATGGGGGCCGCGAAACAATTGCGTGCAACGCCCCATTTGATACTGCTCGCGGCCTGGACGGCCGTTGTCGTGCGCTATACCCGCACCGGTGTTGTTCCGTTGTTGTCGGTTCGCGCAGCCCGCGAGACCAAGGCGCTGGAACATGTCGTCGGGCCAATCTACCAGGCCCGGCACATCGCCTTTGATGTGGATGAGACACGATCATTCGCTGAACACGTCGCGCATACGCGACGCATGACAGCGCAGCCATCGGAAGACGATGTCATGCAAAGCAGCCATCGCGGTGGCTTCTTCACGTTTGGTGTGCATCAGGGAGGTGAGACGGATGTCGTCTCTGGCGGGCGCCATTTCCGCCATTTCGACCGACCGATTTCAGGCGCGATCGGGGATGTTGACGTCTTTCTTTACGACGAACCCAAGGGCTGGCGCATGCTTTTGTGCTTTGGCCGTCGCATCATGGGAGAGGCCGACGCAAAAGCAGTCATCTCTCATTTCGAGACGCTTCTCGATGCGGCGCTGGAGGATCCCACAACGCCATGTCGCGACCTTCCGATCAGCGAAACGCACGCACTTTCGCGGGCCGAGGCATGGATAAACGGCCCCGAACCGACTGCGGGTGACCAAGGTTTCGTGACCAGGTTCGAAGAGCGGGCGACAGCCGACCCAGACCGGGTCGCGATTGTCTGGCGGGACCGCGAAATGACCTTTGCCACCGCCCGGCGACATGTTCACCGACTTCATGAACAGCTTGCAAAGGCCGGCATCGCCGCAGGTAGTCGCGTGGGCATTCTCGCCCCGAAATGTCCCGCGCTTCCGCTTGCGCAGCTTGCCATCAGGCGGCATGGCTGCTCTTTCGTGCCACTTGACCGCACTGCGCCGCCCGACCGTTTGCGCGTGATCGCGGAGGAGGCGCAGCTGAGTGCCGTCCTCTGCTGCGAAGGCGGCCCGGCGGCCTCGTTACCTTGTCCGGCCCTCTTCATGACGATTGATGGCGACAGCCGTTCGCTCGCGGCAGAGCCTGACCCGCCCGCGCCCACGCCCGATGATCTGGAAGCCGAGGCCTATGTTCTTTTCACCTCGGGCTCGACCGGGACGCCCAAGGGTGTTCGCTGCACCGAGAGGGGGCTGATCCGGGTGTTCGGCGATATGGGCGTCTGGCGCATCGCCGACGATGACATCGTCTTGTCGTCGTGCCCGCCCACATTCGATGTCTCGCTGTTTGAGATGTGCAGCGGTCTTCTGGTTGCCGACCGTCTTGTGATCGCCGAAACAGAGACATCCAGTACCGACGATCTGGCCGATCTGATCAAACGCTCCGGCGCGACCTTCGCCAGTGTGGTGCCCCGGCTATTTCATGACCTGGTGCACGGTCGCCCGGACATGCTGGACGGGCTGCGCACAATGGTCGTAGGCGGTGATGTCAACTCGGCCGATGACTTTCGCAGATGTCTTGAACACGCCCCTCATCTTTCTCTCTTCGGTGGATACGGACCGACCGAAGCCGGGGTTTGGACGACAGGCTGGCAAGGGCATCTTGAACATGAAGGTCCAAATCTGCCCATCGGTACGCCCGTGGCGGGTACACGTGTCGCTGTTGTGGACCGGCTGGGCCGGCCCTGCCCACCGGGTGTGGTGGGCGAGCTGGTGATCGGCGGGCCTTGCGTCGCGATGGGCTATGTCAAACCATTGCCAACAAATACATTCCGGCCAGATCCCTTGGACAAAGACGCATTGTCCTATCATACCGGTGATCTGGTTCGTTTGGAGGCTGATGGAAAGCTGGCTTTCCTCGGGCGCGGCGATCGTCAGGTCAAGGTTGGCGCCTACCGAATAGAACCGGCCGAGATCGAGACGGCCGCCCTTGCATCGGGACAGATCGACAATTGCGCCGTCTTCACGCTCCGCAAGGCGGCGGGCGCAGAGTTGCATGCGGCAATCGTGCCCAAGGATCCAGATGCCTCTGCGCAGAAAACGCGCAATGCGGTCCGCGAGAGCCTTTTGAGCCGCTTGCCTGCCTACATGGTCCCATCGCATCTGATGTTGCTGTCCCAGATGCCCGCCACGGCACACGGCAAAACAGACGTGGCCCGCCTGCAGGCCCTTGCGGCGGAGATGGCGCCGGAGGGCGATCAATCAGGAAACGAGGTCGAGAAACTGGTGCTGGACACGGTTTGCGATGTTCTGGGCCAGGACCGGATTGATCTCGACGCGAATTTCTACGCGGTTGGGGGCTATTCGTTGGCAGCGGTCGATATCAGCCGAAGACTTGCCGGTATCCTGGATCGCGACGTTCCGGTCCGGGTCCTGCTGCAAAGCGCTTCGCTAAGAGACTTTGCGGTTGAGCTGCGCGTCAGCCAGGCGATGGAAGAGGGTCTTGATCTGCCGGACCTTGGACAGGCCGAAGGGCCAGTTCCGGCAAGCGACGCCCAGCGCCGGCACCTGAAAGCACTGGCCGAACGGGACCGGAACCTGCCAGCGCTTCCCCTGGTTTTCGAGCTTTCGGCGCCAGTAGAGCCGGCGATGATCGACCGGGCCGTTGCCGCGTTGGTGTCGCGTCATCCCATCCTGCGAACGGGGTTCAAGGACGTGTCACCGGCAACGCCCCCGATCCTGCAAACGGCGCCGATGCCCAAGGTCCGTGTGATCGACCTCGGGCCTGATCAAAGCGCCGAGGCGCGATGCCAGGCAGAGTTGGCCGTTCGAAACGACGTTGGCCAATATGGACCGCTAAGGCCCATTTTGTTGCGACAGGAAACGAAGCCCGCGATCTTGCTGCTTGTGCTTGATCACGTGTCGCATGACGGCCAGTCACTGCATGTGATCCGCCGGGAATTTCATCGCCTCCTGGCTGCCGAACTTGGCGAGAGACTTGTTTTGCCACCGCCGCCTGAGTTGAGCTATATCGACTACGCCGCTTGGGAGGCCTTGATCGCGAAGCGTGGTTTGATGGTCAAGGCGGCGGATATGCGGAGGGTCCTGCCCAAGGCATCATCCCCTTGGCCAGAGCGGAACCTTGTCACCGCACAGGAAGCCCAGCCGCAAGTTGTGACGGTCGGATCGGTTCCGATCAAGGCCGCCGATTGGCGAAAGCTGGCGCGCACGTGCCGTGCGACCCTGTTCACCACTGTGATGACATTGACCGCTCGCGCGTTGTTTCGCTGCCTCGACACGTCCGCCTTGAGGATCGGGTTCTCGATCACGGCGCGCACCGATCCCCGACTTCTCAACGTCGTGGGCCCTCTGGCGAACCATTCGATTGTCGACATCAACCAGGGCAGCAGCCTTGAGGACGCGTGCCGAAATACTCAGAGCGAGGTGCTTGAGGCGCAGAATTTCGCCTTCGTTCCGCTCCGCCAGCAGATTAAACGTGGCATAAAGAACAGCATCTTCGCCAGCTACACCGCCTTTCTGCCGGATGCATTTTTCAGCCTGTTCGAAGCACCCGAGATGCCAGAGACAGCCGATGGGCCCGTTCGCAGCCTGGACGCGCATGAGGGCTGGGACCCTCAGGATTTCACGTTTTCCGGCCCTGTCACGATCCTGTCGGTTCTATACGCTGACAGGCTGACGCTGCGCATCGGCGTGCATCCCGCGGTTGTGGATCTGTTTCCCGATTTGGCCTCTGATTTGATCCGGTATCTTCAGGACGAGGCTTTGCATCATGTCTGA